The following are from one region of the uncultured Campylobacter sp. genome:
- a CDS encoding DUF234 domain-containing protein — protein MQLIYFHLVFDALNFEASYYDIFEAIEKEILDKFEDLSLKFSFDAPFENELKFALCKLAKNDRKKYALNKFLPRPLILKIYAAAINSGVVSIEKTLEKPRVKSKYQKSKKLPERDKAQDKVVFNDNFTRFWFYFIEPNLTLLKNGEKAALMEIIRREFDSYAGFGFELLCRELLAFRLGTEPARVRSLWAKNIEIDIFLSIEGRIVVGEAKFKEHKICKNVVNLLLKKCERLGFVPGAVALFSKSGFSNEVGRLKNDRILLFDLENFEELL, from the coding sequence TTGCAGCTTATTTACTTTCATTTAGTATTTGACGCGCTAAATTTTGAGGCGAGTTATTACGATATTTTCGAGGCGATAGAAAAAGAAATTTTAGATAAATTTGAAGATTTGTCGCTCAAATTTAGCTTTGACGCGCCTTTTGAAAACGAGCTTAAATTTGCCCTTTGCAAGCTTGCTAAAAACGACCGCAAAAAATACGCTCTAAATAAATTTTTGCCCCGCCCTCTCATCCTGAAAATTTACGCCGCTGCGATAAACTCAGGCGTAGTCAGCATCGAAAAGACGCTGGAAAAACCGCGCGTAAAAAGCAAATATCAAAAATCTAAAAAGCTGCCCGAGCGCGATAAGGCGCAGGATAAAGTGGTCTTTAACGACAATTTTACTAGATTTTGGTTTTATTTCATCGAGCCGAATTTGACCCTTTTAAAAAACGGCGAAAAGGCCGCGCTGATGGAGATTATTAGACGCGAGTTCGACTCGTACGCAGGCTTTGGCTTTGAGCTGCTTTGCCGCGAGCTTTTGGCGTTTAGGCTAGGTACGGAGCCCGCGCGAGTGCGGAGTTTATGGGCGAAAAATATCGAGATAGATATATTTTTGAGTATCGAAGGTCGCATAGTCGTCGGAGAAGCTAAATTTAAAGAGCATAAAATTTGCAAAAACGTGGTAAATTTACTCCTTAAAAAATGCGAGCGACTAGGCTTCGTGCCGGGCGCCGTAGCGCTATTTTCCAAAAGCGGCTTTAGCAACGAAGTCGGCCGCCTAAAAAACGACCGAATTTTACTTTTTGATTTAGAAAATTTCGAGGAGCTTTTATGA
- a CDS encoding DUF2130 domain-containing protein has product MQSSVKCGNCGAEVDVNLALKTELELEMKQKMAAARRDFDKEIEIKRAEYKAHLDALNAKEKEFDAKFAAAINAKKTELENEIKAKLEGENLNIVNALKTELEAKSKQINELNLKTLEIEKLKREKSEFESALMAKTEAELSKRLNEEKERLGKALAEQNELKFKQKDEQLEALKKQLNEAQRRIEQGSEQLQGETQELAIEAWLREKFVFDVIDEVKKGANGADVMQIVNTREAQNCGKIYYESKRTKNFSNEWIEKFKADMRASGADVGVLVSEARPRELERMGLVEGVWVCNYEEFKALCFVLRQGVVELNFARNSAQNRSNKMEMLYSYLVSNEFKMRIEAIVEGFSAMSDELEREKNAMKRIWKSREKQIEKVRDNAIEMFGSIKGIAGNAIGEIRTLELGFDAGDFDFP; this is encoded by the coding sequence ATGCAAAGTAGCGTAAAATGCGGTAACTGCGGCGCCGAGGTCGATGTAAATTTGGCTCTTAAAACCGAGCTTGAGCTTGAAATGAAGCAAAAAATGGCGGCGGCTAGGCGAGATTTCGACAAAGAGATCGAGATTAAGAGGGCCGAATACAAGGCGCATTTAGATGCTTTAAACGCGAAGGAAAAAGAATTTGACGCCAAATTTGCCGCAGCCATAAACGCTAAAAAAACAGAGCTTGAAAATGAAATAAAAGCAAAACTCGAGGGCGAAAATTTAAACATAGTAAACGCCCTAAAAACCGAGCTTGAAGCCAAGTCAAAGCAGATAAACGAGCTAAATTTAAAGACGCTTGAAATAGAAAAGCTAAAACGCGAAAAGAGCGAGTTTGAAAGCGCGCTGATGGCTAAAACCGAGGCCGAGCTAAGTAAGCGCCTAAACGAGGAAAAAGAGCGGCTAGGCAAGGCTTTGGCCGAACAAAACGAGCTAAAATTTAAGCAAAAAGACGAGCAGCTAGAGGCGCTAAAAAAACAGCTAAACGAGGCGCAAAGGCGCATAGAGCAGGGCAGCGAGCAGCTGCAAGGCGAGACGCAAGAGCTAGCCATCGAGGCGTGGCTACGGGAGAAGTTCGTATTTGACGTCATAGACGAGGTCAAAAAGGGCGCAAACGGCGCGGACGTGATGCAGATCGTAAATACCCGCGAGGCGCAAAACTGCGGCAAAATCTACTACGAGAGCAAACGCACGAAAAATTTCTCAAACGAATGGATAGAGAAATTTAAAGCCGATATGCGCGCCTCTGGCGCCGACGTCGGGGTGCTCGTTAGCGAGGCGAGGCCGCGGGAGCTAGAGCGCATGGGGCTGGTTGAAGGCGTATGGGTGTGCAACTACGAGGAGTTTAAGGCGCTTTGTTTCGTGCTAAGGCAGGGCGTCGTGGAGCTAAATTTCGCTAGGAACTCCGCGCAAAACCGCTCAAACAAGATGGAGATGCTCTACTCGTATCTAGTTAGCAACGAGTTTAAGATGCGCATCGAGGCTATCGTAGAGGGCTTTTCTGCGATGAGCGATGAGCTAGAGCGCGAGAAAAACGCGATGAAACGTATCTGGAAGAGCCGCGAAAAGCAGATCGAAAAGGTGCGCGATAACGCGATCGAGATGTTTGGCTCGATAAAGGGGATCGCGGGAAATGCGATAGGGGAGATAAGGACGCTGGAGCTCGGGTTTGATGCGGGCGATTTTGATTTCCCGTAA
- a CDS encoding aminotransferase class V-fold PLP-dependent enzyme, producing MVSIDEIRKNIILKKGVRYFDYTASGLAYAPIERKIAKYLKTYANTHSESASNALKTQKRYEKARQNLKDALGLDERFYLISTGCGATGAIKKFEEIMGLYLPPMSANRLGEESLKGANLPLVIVSPYEHHSNEVSLREGLCEVVRIPLSKSGEINFGRLDQLLKINSKREIIGSFSAASNVTGIISDYKKIYVMMKRYGATVAFDAASLSPHDNLDADYFDALFLSPHKLLGGVGSCGLLAIKKELVKSDKPTFAAGGTVSYVSRSSHFFAPSVERTEEGGTQHVMGLIRASLAYRLRNEVGLDVIKSREDELTKLFCEGLDKIPEVVSYFPRAVPRLPIFAFNVKGVSPYDFAEALSQDYGVQTRAGCACAGPYGHDLLGLKDDQKFDQKPGWVRVSLHYSHTPKDVAYLLKAVKKTIKKFKTKKDKK from the coding sequence TTGGTTAGCATCGACGAAATCAGAAAAAATATAATTTTAAAAAAAGGCGTGCGATACTTTGACTATACGGCCTCGGGCCTAGCCTACGCGCCTATCGAGCGCAAGATCGCAAAATACCTAAAAACCTACGCCAACACGCACTCTGAAAGCGCCTCAAACGCGCTAAAGACGCAAAAGCGCTACGAAAAAGCAAGGCAAAACCTAAAAGACGCGCTGGGGCTTGACGAGCGGTTTTATCTGATCTCTACGGGCTGCGGCGCGACCGGAGCGATAAAGAAATTTGAGGAAATCATGGGGCTTTACTTGCCGCCTATGAGCGCGAACCGTCTGGGCGAGGAGAGCCTAAAGGGCGCAAATTTGCCCCTCGTCATCGTCTCGCCCTACGAGCATCACTCAAACGAGGTCAGCCTGCGCGAGGGGTTGTGCGAGGTGGTGCGCATACCGCTAAGTAAGAGCGGGGAGATAAATTTCGGCAGGCTCGATCAACTGCTCAAAATCAACTCAAAGCGCGAGATCATCGGCTCTTTTAGCGCGGCCTCAAACGTCACGGGGATAATCAGCGACTACAAAAAAATTTACGTGATGATGAAGCGATACGGCGCGACCGTGGCTTTTGACGCGGCTAGCCTTAGTCCGCACGACAACCTTGACGCCGACTACTTCGACGCGCTATTTCTCTCGCCGCATAAGCTTTTAGGAGGCGTGGGTAGCTGTGGACTGCTCGCGATAAAAAAAGAGCTGGTAAAATCAGACAAACCGACATTTGCCGCAGGCGGGACCGTTAGCTACGTGAGCCGCAGCTCGCATTTTTTCGCGCCAAGCGTAGAGCGCACCGAGGAGGGCGGCACCCAGCACGTGATGGGGCTGATTAGAGCCTCGCTAGCATACAGACTGCGAAACGAGGTCGGCCTAGACGTCATAAAAAGCCGCGAGGATGAGCTAACGAAGCTATTTTGCGAGGGGCTGGATAAAATCCCCGAGGTCGTGAGTTATTTTCCGCGCGCAGTGCCGAGGCTGCCGATTTTCGCGTTTAATGTTAAAGGCGTTTCGCCTTATGATTTTGCCGAAGCGCTAAGCCAGGACTACGGCGTGCAGACCCGTGCGGGGTGCGCGTGCGCCGGTCCGTACGGACACGATCTGCTCGGACTAAAAGACGATCAGAAATTTGATCAAAAGCCTGGCTGGGTGCGCGTGAGCCTGCACTACTCCCACACGCCAAAAGACGTCGCATATCTGCTAAAGGCCGTCAAAAAAACTATCAAAAAATTTAAAACCAAAAAGGATAAAAAATGA
- a CDS encoding NAD(P)H-dependent oxidoreductase has protein sequence MKTLIILAHPGIQNSVINKRLLQEALKEPQRFSVHDLTRVYAGGDIDAEREQELIRAHDALVLQFPLHNFSCPPILKSWIDAVMTHGFAYGRGADGIAGRKVALAVTAGIKKSDYCPQGRYHFSLREVLTPFELAFKYYFHADYRDFFAFYGAEETPGVDYVSSHDDLERGAREYAEFLRNLG, from the coding sequence ATGAAAACTCTAATCATCCTAGCCCACCCGGGCATCCAAAACTCGGTCATAAACAAACGCCTGCTGCAAGAGGCCCTTAAAGAGCCGCAGCGCTTTAGCGTTCATGATTTGACGCGGGTTTACGCAGGCGGTGACATCGACGCCGAGCGCGAGCAAGAGCTCATCAGGGCCCACGACGCCCTCGTTTTGCAGTTTCCGCTTCACAACTTCTCCTGCCCTCCGATTTTAAAATCGTGGATCGACGCGGTAATGACGCACGGCTTTGCCTACGGACGCGGCGCAGACGGCATAGCGGGGCGCAAGGTGGCTCTAGCCGTGACCGCGGGCATCAAAAAGAGCGACTACTGCCCGCAAGGACGCTATCATTTTAGCTTGCGCGAGGTTCTTACGCCGTTTGAGCTTGCGTTTAAATACTATTTTCATGCCGACTACCGCGATTTTTTCGCATTTTACGGCGCCGAGGAGACTCCCGGCGTGGACTACGTATCAAGCCATGACGATTTAGAGCGCGGTGCCAGAGAATACGCGGAGTTTTTGCGAAATTTAGGCTAA
- a CDS encoding basic amino acid ABC transporter substrate-binding protein: MKKIFALLLAALATLGAAELKIGTAANYPPFEYIDEQNNITGFDMDLVAELAKRAGFEYKIVNMSFDGLIPALKTGKIYAVASAMSATDDRRKSVDFTQAYYATENIYLRAKGNDAIAGKDALNGKRVGVQQGTVQEIAANAIAGAKVVPAEDPVPLIMGLKKGKIDAVVLDSSIGYGFLKKNPELEEFYKENDGSEGFSMAFDKGKQADLIAKINAALEEMKKDGSYNKLLEKYDLK; this comes from the coding sequence ATGAAAAAGATTTTTGCGCTGCTTTTAGCGGCTCTAGCTACGCTTGGCGCCGCCGAGCTAAAGATCGGTACGGCCGCTAATTATCCGCCGTTTGAGTACATAGACGAGCAAAATAATATCACGGGTTTTGATATGGATCTAGTGGCGGAGCTCGCTAAACGCGCGGGTTTTGAGTACAAGATCGTAAATATGAGCTTTGACGGCCTAATCCCAGCTCTAAAAACGGGCAAGATCTACGCCGTAGCAAGCGCGATGAGCGCGACAGACGATAGACGAAAGTCGGTTGATTTCACGCAGGCTTACTACGCGACGGAAAATATCTACTTGCGCGCTAAAGGCAACGACGCCATCGCCGGCAAAGACGCCCTAAACGGCAAAAGAGTGGGCGTACAACAAGGCACCGTCCAAGAGATCGCCGCTAACGCTATCGCAGGCGCTAAAGTCGTACCTGCTGAGGATCCGGTTCCGCTAATCATGGGACTAAAAAAAGGTAAGATAGACGCGGTCGTGCTTGATAGCTCGATCGGTTACGGCTTTTTAAAGAAAAATCCCGAGCTTGAGGAATTTTACAAAGAAAACGACGGTAGCGAGGGCTTTTCTATGGCGTTTGACAAAGGCAAGCAAGCAGATCTAATCGCTAAAATAAACGCCGCGCTTGAAGAGATGAAAAAAGACGGTAGCTACAACAAACTGTTAGAAAAATACGATCTGAAATAA
- the putP gene encoding sodium/proline symporter PutP, translating to MDYARYIAIALYFGFLLFVGRYSYNKNANMGEYLLDNRRLGPVVTALSAGASDMSGWMLLGVPGALYATGLATIWMVLGLVIGAYCNYLFLAKRLRVYTEVASDSITIPDFLQNRFKDETKILRIVSGLLILIFFTLYVSSGIIAGGKSFESFFGLDFKFGAIFTLAIVVFYTFFGGFRAVCITDAFQGALMFLVLVAVPVVAFCNLNLPDGATFWSEVAKYGKNHLNVFYDQTFLSILGLMAWGLGYFGQPHIIVRFMAIRSSKELAQARRIGIGWMAIGLAGAMMSGLIGFVYYSELNLPLADPEKVFLQLGETLFHPFFVGIIISAVLSAIMSTISSQLLVSASSVTQDFVFAFYKKEISQKAQVAAGRYAVVAVALVATALAFSFNESVLNVVGYAWAGFGASFGPVLLFSLYWRRMSALAALLGMITGGATVIAWIALGLNSYVYEILPGFAVSCVVIYLTSLYGDAIDKMSNEPNSATVQDEFEKMKTRL from the coding sequence ATGGATTATGCACGCTATATCGCCATCGCGCTGTATTTTGGATTTTTGCTTTTCGTGGGGCGATACTCGTATAACAAAAACGCCAATATGGGCGAATACCTGCTCGATAATCGCCGCCTAGGGCCGGTCGTAACCGCGCTAAGCGCGGGAGCTAGCGACATGAGCGGCTGGATGCTGCTTGGCGTGCCGGGCGCGCTATATGCCACGGGGCTAGCTACGATTTGGATGGTTTTGGGGCTCGTTATAGGAGCGTATTGCAACTACCTGTTTTTAGCAAAGCGTCTGCGCGTCTATACCGAGGTTGCGAGCGACAGCATCACGATCCCCGATTTTTTACAAAACCGCTTCAAGGACGAAACTAAAATTTTACGCATAGTCTCGGGTCTTTTGATTTTGATATTTTTCACGCTATATGTGAGCAGCGGGATAATCGCGGGCGGTAAGAGCTTTGAGAGCTTTTTTGGATTAGATTTTAAATTCGGCGCCATTTTTACGCTGGCTATCGTCGTTTTTTACACGTTTTTCGGCGGATTTCGCGCGGTTTGTATCACGGACGCGTTTCAGGGTGCGTTGATGTTTTTGGTGCTCGTCGCCGTGCCGGTAGTAGCGTTTTGTAATCTAAATTTACCTGACGGCGCTACCTTTTGGAGCGAGGTGGCTAAATACGGCAAAAACCACCTAAACGTCTTTTACGACCAAACTTTTTTAAGCATCTTGGGGCTCATGGCGTGGGGGCTTGGCTACTTCGGGCAGCCGCACATCATAGTTAGATTTATGGCGATACGAAGCTCAAAAGAGCTAGCCCAGGCGCGCCGCATCGGCATCGGCTGGATGGCGATAGGTTTAGCTGGAGCGATGATGAGCGGGCTTATCGGTTTTGTGTATTACAGCGAGTTAAATTTACCTCTAGCAGACCCCGAGAAGGTCTTTTTGCAGCTTGGCGAGACGCTGTTTCATCCGTTTTTCGTGGGTATCATCATCTCAGCCGTGCTTTCAGCTATCATGAGCACGATCTCTAGCCAGCTTTTGGTTAGCGCAAGCTCTGTTACGCAGGACTTCGTGTTTGCCTTTTATAAAAAAGAAATCTCGCAAAAAGCTCAGGTTGCCGCGGGTAGATACGCCGTCGTGGCCGTCGCGCTAGTGGCTACCGCGCTTGCTTTTAGCTTTAACGAAAGCGTGCTAAACGTCGTGGGATACGCGTGGGCGGGTTTTGGCGCGAGCTTTGGGCCAGTGCTGCTTTTTAGCCTTTACTGGCGCAGGATGAGCGCGCTAGCGGCTTTGCTGGGTATGATAACGGGCGGAGCGACGGTGATCGCTTGGATAGCGCTTGGGCTAAATTCTTACGTTTACGAGATATTGCCGGGCTTTGCGGTTTCTTGCGTCGTGATTTATCTCACCAGCCTCTACGGCGACGCGATAGATAAGATGAGCAACGAGCCAAACTCGGCCACCGTGCAGGACGAATTTGAAAAAATGAAAACGAGGCTGTAA
- a CDS encoding hydroxymethylpyrimidine/phosphomethylpyrimidine kinase, producing the protein MKNPKKNILIIAGSDSVGGAGVQADIKTCEAYGCYSATAITALTAQNTSGVSAVMPATPEFLNAQLEAVCAELKFDAVKIGMLFNEQLIACVKDWLEQNRGIPAVIDPVCVAKSGAKLLQEGAINALKELLSLARIATPNLDEARILGLNFDGEHLNAGANPPCDIVLKRTQTSEICEDTLYKKSGEIVKFGEVLERPTIMHGAGCSFATAIACALACGADEVTAIKRAKAFVANAIKNAHGSNFGVRLLDHKAAGANRG; encoded by the coding sequence ATGAAAAATCCTAAAAAAAATATCCTAATCATCGCAGGTAGCGACAGCGTCGGGGGTGCCGGCGTACAAGCCGACATAAAAACCTGCGAGGCATACGGCTGCTATAGCGCGACCGCGATCACGGCTCTAACAGCGCAAAACACAAGCGGCGTGAGCGCGGTGATGCCAGCAACGCCCGAGTTTTTAAACGCGCAGCTAGAAGCAGTCTGCGCCGAGCTAAAATTTGACGCAGTAAAGATCGGCATGCTCTTTAACGAACAGCTCATAGCCTGCGTCAAAGACTGGCTAGAGCAAAACCGCGGCATACCAGCCGTGATAGATCCCGTCTGCGTGGCAAAATCAGGCGCAAAGCTACTGCAAGAGGGCGCCATAAACGCGCTAAAAGAGCTTTTGAGCCTAGCTCGCATCGCGACGCCAAATTTAGACGAAGCGCGCATTTTAGGGTTAAATTTTGACGGCGAGCACTTAAACGCTGGTGCGAATCCACCCTGCGACATCGTGCTAAAACGCACGCAAACGAGCGAGATTTGCGAAGATACGCTTTATAAAAAAAGCGGCGAGATAGTTAAATTTGGCGAGGTGCTAGAGCGTCCCACGATCATGCACGGCGCGGGGTGCAGCTTCGCCACGGCTATCGCATGCGCCCTAGCGTGTGGTGCAGACGAGGTAACAGCGATCAAGCGCGCCAAAGCCTTCGTCGCAAACGCGATCAAAAACGCTCACGGCTCAAATTTCGGCGTGCGGCTACTAGATCACAAAGCTGCCGGCGCAAACCGTGGCTGA
- a CDS encoding amino acid ABC transporter ATP-binding protein, giving the protein MIEIRNLSKNYGDLRVLDGISVDIKQGEIIAIIGPSGGGKSTFLRCINRLEEPSGGHIKINGEDITDKKTDINKIRQKVSMVFQHFNLFANKNVLQNLTLAPIKAGILDKQSAEKRADELLKSVGLSDKKYAFPHKLSGGQKQRIAIARSLAMNPEVILFDEPTSALDPEMIGEVLDIMKDVAAKGITMLVVTHEMGFAKNVANRIFFMHGGKIAVDDTPKNVFENPSNQRLQDFLGKILNH; this is encoded by the coding sequence ATGATTGAGATTAGAAATTTGAGTAAAAATTACGGCGATTTACGCGTCCTCGATGGTATCAGCGTAGATATCAAACAAGGAGAAATCATCGCCATCATAGGCCCTAGCGGCGGCGGCAAAAGCACGTTTTTGCGCTGCATAAACCGCCTAGAAGAGCCAAGCGGCGGGCACATAAAGATAAACGGCGAGGATATAACGGACAAAAAAACGGATATAAACAAAATCCGTCAAAAAGTGAGTATGGTTTTTCAGCACTTTAACCTTTTTGCAAATAAAAACGTCTTGCAAAATTTAACCCTAGCTCCGATAAAAGCGGGAATTTTGGATAAGCAAAGCGCGGAAAAAAGAGCCGACGAGCTACTAAAAAGCGTGGGTCTAAGCGATAAAAAATACGCCTTCCCGCACAAGCTCTCGGGCGGTCAAAAGCAGCGTATAGCAATCGCCAGAAGCCTCGCGATGAATCCCGAGGTCATACTCTTTGACGAGCCTACCAGCGCGCTAGATCCCGAGATGATCGGCGAGGTACTAGACATCATGAAGGACGTCGCGGCAAAAGGCATCACTATGCTAGTAGTCACCCACGAGATGGGCTTTGCTAAAAACGTGGCAAATAGGATATTTTTCATGCACGGCGGTAAAATAGCCGTGGACGACACGCCTAAAAACGTATTTGAAAACCCTAGCAATCAGCGTTTGCAGGATTTTCTAGGTAAAATTTTAAACCACTAA
- a CDS encoding basic amino acid ABC transporter substrate-binding protein yields MSQNIVATLSAGKFKKLFVFVAAALMLSGCGQSSNEKASKDAAVKNEAAPVAVQQTIRVGSSADYPPFEYIDEHNKIVGFEIDMIEAVGKKIGVKFDVQNMSFDGLIPALKTGKIDAALSGMSATEERRKSVDFTKPYYFSDNLFIRKKGTDVNATNMHLKKISAQIGTLQETAAKSICGDLAVPAENVAAAILSLKAGKIDVVLTDSPIGYEYLKQNSDLEEFLKLPDGTEGFAVAFDKGKHLELIGKIDAAIEELKKSGEFDKMMEKYGLK; encoded by the coding sequence ATGTCACAAAACATCGTTGCGACTTTGTCCGCCGGCAAATTTAAAAAACTTTTCGTTTTCGTAGCCGCCGCTTTGATGCTTTCAGGCTGCGGTCAAAGCTCGAATGAAAAAGCGAGCAAAGACGCCGCAGTAAAAAACGAGGCAGCCCCCGTAGCGGTACAACAAACGATAAGAGTGGGCTCTAGCGCGGACTACCCGCCGTTTGAGTATATCGATGAGCACAATAAAATCGTAGGCTTTGAAATCGATATGATAGAGGCCGTCGGCAAGAAAATAGGCGTCAAATTCGACGTACAAAATATGAGCTTTGACGGGCTGATCCCGGCTCTCAAAACGGGCAAGATAGACGCCGCGCTAAGCGGTATGAGCGCGACCGAGGAGAGAAGAAAATCGGTCGATTTTACGAAGCCTTATTATTTTTCGGATAATCTTTTCATCCGCAAAAAAGGCACCGACGTAAATGCGACCAATATGCACCTCAAAAAAATAAGCGCGCAAATAGGCACCTTGCAAGAGACCGCGGCTAAATCTATCTGCGGCGACCTAGCCGTGCCTGCAGAAAACGTAGCGGCTGCGATTTTATCGCTAAAAGCGGGCAAAATCGATGTCGTGCTAACAGATAGTCCGATCGGCTACGAGTACCTAAAACAAAACTCGGATTTAGAAGAGTTTTTGAAGCTTCCCGACGGAACCGAGGGCTTTGCCGTCGCATTTGATAAGGGCAAGCACCTAGAGCTAATCGGCAAGATAGACGCCGCGATAGAGGAGCTCAAAAAGAGCGGCGAATTTGACAAGATGATGGAAAAATACGGCCTGAAGTAA
- a CDS encoding amino acid ABC transporter permease, whose protein sequence is MLNEKFFRALFFVLIVSAGVYYFYPTELNEAQRLAYLKSYGVTLGLTIGGTAIGVTLGFILAFLKFLNIKILSFLIDEYVDILRGTPIILQLLIFSVVIFATWSDNFYVALIALGLNSSAYVAEIVRSGINSVDKGQMEAARAMGLNYYVSMREVVFPQATKNILPALANEFISLFKETSVVGYISVIDITMQSKSLQAVFYSPEPVIFTGIVYYVSVKFFTFLVKILERRLNRHD, encoded by the coding sequence ATGCTAAACGAAAAATTTTTTAGGGCGCTGTTTTTCGTCCTCATCGTCTCTGCGGGCGTTTATTATTTTTATCCGACGGAGTTAAACGAGGCGCAACGTCTAGCTTACCTTAAAAGCTACGGCGTGACGCTAGGGCTCACTATCGGCGGCACGGCTATCGGTGTAACTTTGGGCTTTATTTTGGCGTTTTTAAAATTTTTAAATATCAAAATTTTAAGCTTTCTCATCGACGAATACGTCGATATCTTGCGCGGAACGCCGATTATTTTGCAGCTTCTTATATTTTCGGTCGTGATTTTTGCGACTTGGAGCGATAACTTTTACGTCGCTTTGATCGCGCTTGGGCTAAACAGCTCCGCATACGTCGCAGAGATCGTGCGTAGCGGCATAAATAGCGTCGATAAAGGGCAAATGGAAGCCGCAAGGGCTATGGGTCTAAACTACTACGTCTCGATGCGAGAGGTGGTGTTTCCGCAAGCGACTAAAAACATCTTGCCTGCGCTTGCGAACGAATTTATCTCGCTGTTTAAAGAGACTTCGGTCGTAGGCTATATCAGCGTTATCGATATCACGATGCAAAGCAAGAGCCTGCAGGCGGTATTTTATAGCCCGGAGCCCGTCATTTTTACGGGCATAGTTTACTACGTCAGCGTGAAGTTCTTTACGTTTTTGGTTAAAATTTTAGAGAGGAGACTAAATCGCCATGATTGA
- the thiE gene encoding thiamine phosphate synthase yields MAEIYAITDDVLTPESSVLAQAEELLECGVKLLQYRTKLEPKNERVATALKELCERYGARFIVNDDVNFAAKIGANAVHIGKDDGGVKAARKILGEDAFIGVSCYDDLNLALKAQDEGASYAAFGAVFASPTKPHAPLCKFETIMRAKEILRIPVCVIGGINAANIAQIAALNPDYVAVISALYRPAPIKENLRNLQAFL; encoded by the coding sequence GTGGCTGAAATTTATGCCATCACGGACGACGTCCTAACGCCAGAGAGTAGCGTGCTAGCGCAGGCCGAGGAGCTACTAGAGTGCGGAGTGAAACTTTTACAGTACCGCACCAAGCTTGAGCCCAAAAACGAGCGCGTAGCGACTGCGCTAAAAGAGCTTTGCGAGCGTTACGGCGCGAGATTTATCGTAAACGACGACGTAAATTTTGCCGCCAAAATAGGCGCAAACGCCGTGCACATCGGCAAAGACGACGGCGGAGTAAAGGCCGCTAGAAAGATCTTAGGCGAGGACGCTTTCATCGGCGTTAGCTGCTACGACGATCTAAATTTAGCCCTAAAAGCGCAGGACGAGGGCGCTTCTTACGCGGCATTTGGCGCCGTGTTTGCAAGCCCGACCAAACCGCACGCCCCGCTTTGTAAATTTGAAACGATAATGCGCGCAAAAGAAATTTTACGCATCCCCGTTTGCGTGATCGGCGGCATAAACGCGGCAAATATCGCGCAAATCGCCGCGCTAAACCCAGACTACGTCGCCGTTATCTCGGCACTCTACCGCCCAGCACCTATAAAAGAAAATCTGCGAAATCTGCAAGCGTTTTTGTAA